The following coding sequences are from one Achromobacter sp. B7 window:
- the infC gene encoding translation initiation factor IF-3, translated as MATEKANRINGEIRVPEVRLIGLDGEQLGIVKIADAFRLSEQSDVDLVEIAPNAEPPVCRLMDYGKFKYQEQKRQAEARSKQKVIQVKEVKFRPATDEGDYQVKLRNLRRFLEEGDKAKVTLRFRGREMAHQELGMRVLERVRDDLLELAQVEAMPKLEGRQMVMVLAPKKKAVPAAGKPESAA; from the coding sequence ATCGCCACTGAAAAAGCCAATCGCATCAACGGTGAAATCCGCGTCCCCGAGGTGCGCCTGATAGGTCTGGACGGAGAACAGCTGGGCATCGTCAAGATCGCCGACGCGTTCCGTCTTTCCGAGCAAAGCGACGTGGATCTGGTGGAAATCGCGCCGAACGCCGAGCCGCCGGTCTGCCGTTTGATGGACTACGGTAAGTTCAAGTACCAAGAGCAGAAGCGCCAAGCTGAAGCTCGTTCCAAGCAGAAGGTCATCCAGGTCAAGGAAGTCAAATTCCGTCCGGCCACCGACGAGGGCGACTACCAAGTCAAGCTGCGCAACCTGCGCCGCTTCCTCGAAGAGGGCGACAAGGCCAAGGTGACCCTGCGCTTCCGTGGCCGCGAAATGGCTCACCAGGAACTGGGTATGCGTGTGCTTGAACGTGTGCGTGACGATCTGCTGGAACTTGCCCAGGTCGAAGCCATGCCGAAGCTCGAAGGCCGTCAGATGGTCATGGTGCTGGCGCCCAAGAAGAAGGCCGTGCCCGCTGCGGGCAAGCCTGAATCTGCCGCGTAA
- the gshB gene encoding glutathione synthase gives MHVLFVLDPLPLLKAYKDSSVAMMRALVARGHTLSVAMQGDLYIEAGTVKAVTTPIALVADADLHGHDWWTESPAQDLPLADFGAVVMRKDPPFDMEYVYSTHLLEYAEAQGARVFNSGAAIRNHPEKLAITEISEFTAPTLVTRNMARLKAFHDTHHDVIVKPLDGMGGTGVFRLQPKDPNLNAILETLTDNGARTIMAQRYIPDIVKGDKRILLIGGEPVPYSLARIPLAGETRGNLAAGGRGVAQELSPRDREIAEAVAPKLAARGLLLVGLDVIGDYVTEVNVTSPTCFVEIAEQTGFDVAGMFVQALEKAVANTAPAA, from the coding sequence ATGCATGTTTTGTTCGTTTTGGATCCCTTGCCGCTTCTCAAGGCGTACAAGGACAGTTCGGTTGCCATGATGCGTGCCCTCGTGGCGCGCGGCCACACGCTTAGCGTGGCCATGCAGGGCGATCTCTACATCGAGGCCGGCACGGTCAAGGCCGTTACCACGCCGATCGCGCTGGTCGCGGATGCCGACTTGCACGGCCACGACTGGTGGACCGAGTCCCCCGCACAAGATCTGCCGCTGGCCGATTTTGGCGCCGTCGTGATGCGCAAAGACCCTCCTTTCGACATGGAATACGTGTATTCGACGCATCTGCTCGAATACGCCGAAGCGCAGGGCGCCCGCGTGTTCAACAGCGGCGCGGCCATTCGCAACCATCCCGAAAAGCTGGCCATCACCGAAATCAGCGAGTTCACCGCCCCGACGCTGGTGACGCGCAACATGGCTCGCCTGAAGGCGTTTCATGATACGCACCACGACGTGATCGTCAAACCGCTTGACGGCATGGGTGGCACGGGCGTGTTCCGCCTGCAACCCAAAGACCCCAACCTGAACGCCATCCTGGAAACGCTGACCGACAACGGCGCGCGCACCATCATGGCTCAGCGCTACATCCCTGACATCGTCAAGGGTGACAAGCGCATCCTGCTCATCGGCGGTGAGCCGGTGCCGTATTCGCTGGCGCGCATTCCGCTGGCCGGTGAAACGCGCGGCAACCTGGCCGCCGGCGGCCGTGGCGTGGCGCAGGAATTGTCGCCGCGCGATCGCGAAATCGCCGAAGCCGTCGCCCCCAAGCTTGCCGCTCGCGGCCTGCTGCTGGTCGGCTTGGACGTCATTGGCGATTACGTCACCGAAGTCAACGTCACCAGCCCCACCTGTTTCGTCGAGATTGCCGAACAGACTGGCTTCGATGTCGCGGGCATGTTCGTCCAGGCGCTTGAAAAAGCCGTGGCGAATACTGCCCCGGCAGCCTGA
- a CDS encoding PTS sugar transporter subunit IIA, which produces MTTGIVIVVHAPLGAAMRECASHVMGDLDGMLAIHDILPEDRPDEQAPAVLKDILEQDHGAGVLVLTDLIGATPANISKRAVADAQAQGIQCCVLAGLNTPMLLRALTYRNLPLADTREKALAGGVQGVLRVD; this is translated from the coding sequence ATGACCACGGGTATTGTTATCGTCGTGCACGCGCCTTTGGGCGCGGCGATGCGCGAATGCGCCAGCCACGTCATGGGCGACCTTGACGGCATGCTGGCCATTCACGACATCCTGCCCGAGGACCGGCCCGATGAGCAGGCACCGGCCGTCCTGAAAGATATTCTTGAACAGGATCACGGCGCCGGTGTGCTGGTGCTGACGGACCTGATCGGCGCCACCCCCGCCAATATCTCCAAGCGCGCCGTGGCCGATGCCCAGGCGCAGGGCATTCAGTGCTGTGTCCTGGCCGGCCTGAATACCCCCATGCTGCTGCGCGCCTTGACCTATCGCAATCTACCGCTTGCCGATACGCGCGAAAAGGCCTTGGCCGGCGGCGTGCAGGGTGTCTTGCGTGTAGACTGA
- a CDS encoding HPr family phosphocarrier protein produces MPTKDIVISNKLGLHARAAAKLTQLASKFSSEIFISRGAQRVNAKSIMGVMMLAAGLGVTVKLEASGNDADQALSEIETLFDSKFGEQE; encoded by the coding sequence ATGCCTACTAAAGACATCGTCATCAGCAATAAATTGGGTTTGCATGCGCGGGCCGCCGCCAAGCTGACGCAACTGGCCAGCAAGTTCTCCAGCGAGATCTTCATCTCGCGTGGCGCGCAACGCGTGAACGCCAAAAGCATCATGGGCGTCATGATGCTGGCGGCCGGGCTTGGCGTGACGGTCAAACTGGAGGCTTCCGGCAATGACGCCGATCAAGCCCTTTCCGAAATCGAAACTCTGTTCGACAGCAAATTCGGTGAGCAGGAATAG
- the ptsP gene encoding phosphoenolpyruvate--protein phosphotransferase, giving the protein MGAAALEVAHYRISPEDVPAESSRLTEALASAQQELRLLADTLPADAPRELGAMLNVHSLLLGDPLLAEQTLGLIAERHYNAEWALTTQGQMLGQQFDAMEDEYLRERGADVRQVIERVLHVLAGTSAILPDMSHMGGDDALVVVAHDISPADMLRLRGGRFAAFVTDLGGPTSHTAIVARSMGVPAVVAMGNVRELVRDGDMLIIDGAAGAVVVNPSDRILQEYRRRQAVYADERAELGLLRDEPSVTLDGIDIVLHANIELPEEAALALASGAHGIGLFRSEFLFMGRPDLPGEEEQYEAYSSVVKVMAGRPVTIRTLDIGSDKTLDGEATVATNPALGQRAIRYCLARPEMFATQLRAILRASAHGPVRLLIPMIAHMHEVVATKAAIEAARRELDARGQAYAPHMEVGAMVEVPAIAIAIEPFAQALDFLSIGTNDLIQYTLAIDRGDHDVAALYDPLHPAVLRLVANTINAGERAGKPVAVCGEMAGDSRMTRLLLGLGLTEFSMHPQQLLDVKREVRRAHSNALRIKVATALNRALPVDLDALDPA; this is encoded by the coding sequence ATGGGCGCCGCGGCGCTGGAAGTGGCGCACTACCGGATATCACCCGAAGATGTGCCCGCCGAAAGCAGCCGCCTGACCGAGGCCCTGGCATCGGCGCAACAAGAGCTTCGGCTATTGGCCGACACCTTGCCCGCCGACGCGCCGCGCGAGCTGGGCGCCATGCTCAACGTGCACAGCCTGCTCTTGGGTGACCCCTTGCTGGCCGAGCAAACGCTGGGCCTGATCGCCGAACGTCACTACAACGCCGAGTGGGCGCTGACCACGCAAGGCCAGATGCTGGGCCAGCAGTTCGACGCCATGGAAGACGAGTACCTGCGCGAGCGTGGGGCCGACGTACGCCAGGTCATCGAGCGCGTGCTGCATGTGCTTGCCGGCACGTCCGCCATCCTGCCCGACATGTCCCACATGGGCGGCGACGATGCGCTGGTGGTCGTGGCTCACGACATTTCTCCGGCGGACATGCTGCGCTTGCGCGGCGGCCGCTTCGCCGCTTTCGTGACCGATCTGGGCGGCCCCACGTCCCATACCGCCATCGTGGCGCGCAGCATGGGCGTGCCGGCCGTGGTTGCCATGGGCAACGTACGCGAGCTGGTACGCGATGGCGACATGCTCATCATCGACGGCGCGGCCGGCGCGGTGGTGGTCAATCCGTCTGACCGCATTCTTCAGGAATACCGCCGCCGCCAGGCCGTGTACGCCGATGAACGCGCAGAGCTGGGCCTATTGCGCGACGAGCCTTCCGTGACGCTGGATGGCATCGACATCGTCCTGCACGCCAATATCGAACTGCCGGAAGAGGCCGCGCTGGCGCTGGCGTCCGGCGCGCACGGCATCGGCCTGTTCCGCAGCGAATTCCTGTTCATGGGCCGGCCGGACCTGCCCGGCGAAGAAGAGCAATACGAAGCCTATTCATCAGTGGTCAAGGTCATGGCCGGCAGGCCCGTCACGATCCGCACGCTGGACATCGGGTCGGACAAGACGCTGGACGGCGAAGCCACCGTGGCTACCAATCCCGCGCTGGGCCAGCGCGCAATCCGCTACTGCCTGGCGCGTCCGGAAATGTTCGCCACGCAGCTGCGCGCCATCTTGCGGGCATCGGCGCACGGCCCGGTTCGGTTGCTGATCCCCATGATTGCGCACATGCACGAAGTGGTGGCCACCAAGGCTGCCATCGAGGCGGCGCGCCGCGAGCTTGATGCGCGTGGGCAGGCGTATGCGCCGCACATGGAAGTGGGTGCAATGGTGGAAGTGCCCGCCATCGCAATCGCCATCGAGCCCTTCGCGCAGGCGCTGGATTTCCTGTCTATCGGCACCAACGACCTGATCCAGTACACGTTGGCCATTGACCGTGGCGACCATGATGTTGCCGCGCTGTACGACCCGCTGCATCCCGCCGTGCTGCGCCTGGTGGCCAACACCATCAACGCGGGCGAGCGCGCCGGCAAGCCGGTAGCGGTGTGCGGCGAAATGGCGGGCGATTCACGCATGACACGCCTGTTGCTGGGCCTGGGCCTGACGGAATTTTCCATGCACCCGCAGCAGTTGCTGGACGTCAAGCGCGAGGTGCGGCGCGCGCATTCGAACGCCTTGCGGATCAAAGTGGCCACCGCGCTCAACCGTGCCTTGCCTGTCGACCTGGACGCGCTGGACCCGGCCTGA
- the amt gene encoding ammonium transporter, which produces MDKADISWLLVSTLLVLMMAVPGLAMFYGGLVRSKNVLSVLLQVLCTFVLGLVLWFIYGYSLAFTEGNAFFGGLSRAFFSGMFTPADGKYAMSNTLTELLFASFQATFAGITCALIVGSFAERARFSAVLVFTVIWFTFAYVPIAHMVWFASETAPGLLNAKGALDFAGGTVVHINAGVAGLVGAYVVGKRVGYGREAMQPHNLPMTFVGAALLWVGWFGFNAGSALAANENATLAFFNTMIATAGAVLAWLFTEWAVKGKPSMLGAASGAIAGLVGITPAAGLVGPVGALIIGVIAGIVCVWGVNGLKRLLRADDALDVFGVHGVGGIVGALLTGVFNAQVLGGPGLAEPGMIAHQLWVQLEGVLLTIVWSGVVAWIAYKIANALCGLRVPEDQEREGLDVTSHGESAYHS; this is translated from the coding sequence ATGGATAAAGCAGATATCTCCTGGTTGCTCGTCTCTACCCTGCTCGTATTGATGATGGCCGTACCCGGTCTGGCGATGTTCTATGGCGGCCTGGTACGCAGCAAGAACGTGCTGTCTGTGTTGCTGCAAGTGTTGTGCACGTTCGTGTTGGGCCTGGTTCTCTGGTTCATCTACGGTTATTCGCTCGCCTTCACCGAAGGCAATGCATTCTTCGGCGGCCTGTCGCGCGCCTTCTTCTCTGGCATGTTCACACCGGCTGACGGCAAGTACGCCATGTCGAACACCCTGACCGAGCTGCTGTTCGCCTCGTTCCAGGCCACGTTCGCCGGCATCACTTGCGCGCTGATCGTGGGCAGCTTTGCCGAGCGCGCCCGCTTTTCGGCCGTGCTGGTGTTCACGGTGATCTGGTTCACGTTTGCCTACGTGCCGATCGCCCACATGGTGTGGTTCGCGTCCGAAACGGCGCCTGGCCTGCTGAACGCCAAGGGCGCACTGGACTTTGCCGGCGGCACGGTGGTGCACATCAACGCCGGTGTGGCCGGCCTGGTGGGTGCTTATGTGGTGGGTAAGCGCGTGGGCTACGGCCGCGAAGCGATGCAACCGCACAACCTGCCGATGACCTTCGTGGGCGCCGCCCTGCTGTGGGTGGGCTGGTTCGGCTTTAACGCGGGTTCGGCGCTGGCCGCCAACGAGAACGCCACGCTGGCCTTCTTCAACACGATGATCGCAACTGCCGGTGCCGTCCTGGCCTGGTTGTTCACGGAATGGGCCGTCAAGGGCAAGCCGTCGATGCTGGGCGCTGCGTCCGGCGCGATCGCGGGTCTGGTGGGCATCACGCCGGCAGCCGGCCTGGTCGGCCCGGTGGGCGCACTGATCATCGGCGTGATCGCCGGCATCGTCTGCGTCTGGGGTGTGAATGGCCTGAAGCGTTTGCTGCGTGCCGATGACGCGCTGGATGTGTTCGGCGTGCACGGTGTGGGCGGTATCGTCGGCGCCTTGCTGACCGGCGTGTTCAATGCGCAGGTCCTCGGTGGCCCCGGTCTGGCCGAACCCGGCATGATCGCCCACCAACTGTGGGTGCAGCTGGAAGGCGTGCTGCTGACCATCGTCTGGTCCGGTGTGGTGGCGTGGATTGCCTACAAGATCGCCAACGCCCTGTGCGGCCTGCGTGTGCCGGAAGATCAGGAACGCGAAGGTCTGGACGTCACCAGCCACGGCGAATCGGCTTATCACAGCTAA
- a CDS encoding P-II family nitrogen regulator, translated as MKLIIAIIKPFKLDEVRVALSGIGVQGLTVTEVKGFGRQKGHTELYRGAEYAVDFLPKLRVEAAVPDHLVDQVIEAIEQAARTGKIGDGKIFAAPLEQVIRIRTGEAGEAAL; from the coding sequence ATGAAACTCATCATCGCCATCATCAAGCCCTTCAAGCTCGACGAAGTGCGGGTGGCTCTATCCGGGATCGGCGTCCAGGGCCTGACTGTTACCGAAGTAAAGGGTTTTGGCCGTCAAAAGGGCCATACCGAGCTGTATCGCGGCGCGGAATACGCCGTGGACTTTCTGCCCAAGCTGCGTGTCGAAGCCGCCGTGCCCGATCACCTTGTGGACCAGGTCATCGAGGCGATCGAGCAAGCCGCTCGTACCGGCAAGATCGGTGACGGCAAGATCTTTGCCGCCCCGCTGGAACAGGTGATCCGTATCCGCACAGGTGAAGCTGGCGAAGCTGCGCTGTAA
- a CDS encoding accessory factor UbiK family protein, producing the protein MNNRTQWMEDIQKNISDLIARSPAADVERNVRAMMTQAFSKLDLVTREEFDVQADLLARTRARVDQLAAQVQQMESRLSALDK; encoded by the coding sequence ATGAATAATCGCACCCAGTGGATGGAAGACATCCAGAAAAATATTTCTGACCTGATTGCCCGCAGCCCGGCTGCGGATGTGGAGCGCAATGTGCGCGCCATGATGACGCAGGCGTTCTCGAAGCTGGACTTGGTCACGCGCGAAGAATTCGACGTACAAGCCGATTTGCTGGCGCGTACGCGCGCCCGCGTGGACCAGCTTGCCGCACAGGTACAACAGATGGAATCGCGCTTGTCCGCGCTGGACAAGTGA